The following are encoded together in the Citrobacter arsenatis genome:
- the rluD gene encoding 23S rRNA pseudouridine(1911/1915/1917) synthase RluD: MAQRVELTATVSENQLGQRLDQALAELFPDYSRSRIKEWILDQRVLVNGNLCDKPKEKVLGGERVSINAEIDEEVRFEPQDIPLDIVYEDDDILVINKPRDLVVHPGAGNPDGTVLNALLHYYPPIADVPRAGIVHRLDKDTTGLMVVAKTVPAQTRLVESLQLREITREYEAVAIGHMTAGGTVEEPISRHPTKRTHMAVHPMGKPAVTHYRIMEHFRVHTRLRLRLETGRTHQIRVHMAHITHPLVGDQVYGGRPRPPKGASDEFISELRKFDRQALHATMLRLYHPISGIEMEWHAPIPQDMVRLIEVMRADFEEHKDDIAWL, translated from the coding sequence ATGGCACAACGAGTAGAACTCACCGCAACAGTCTCCGAAAATCAGCTCGGTCAACGCTTAGATCAGGCTTTGGCCGAATTGTTCCCTGATTATTCGCGATCGCGCATAAAAGAATGGATCCTCGACCAGCGCGTGCTGGTAAATGGCAATCTTTGCGATAAACCGAAAGAAAAAGTGTTGGGTGGAGAGCGTGTCTCCATCAATGCAGAAATTGATGAAGAGGTTCGTTTTGAGCCTCAGGATATCCCGCTGGATATCGTTTATGAAGATGACGATATTCTTGTCATCAACAAACCTCGTGACCTCGTGGTGCATCCGGGCGCCGGAAACCCTGATGGCACGGTATTGAATGCATTATTGCATTACTACCCGCCAATCGCGGATGTTCCTCGTGCCGGTATCGTGCATCGTCTGGATAAAGACACGACCGGATTAATGGTAGTAGCAAAAACCGTTCCGGCGCAAACGCGTCTGGTGGAGTCGCTGCAACTGCGTGAAATTACCCGTGAGTACGAGGCCGTGGCGATTGGTCACATGACAGCTGGTGGAACCGTTGAGGAACCGATTAGTCGTCACCCGACCAAGCGTACGCATATGGCGGTACACCCAATGGGTAAACCGGCGGTGACGCACTATCGCATTATGGAACACTTCCGTGTGCACACGCGTCTGCGGTTGCGTCTGGAAACCGGACGTACGCACCAGATCCGCGTGCACATGGCTCATATCACCCATCCGCTGGTGGGCGATCAGGTCTACGGCGGACGTCCGCGTCCACCGAAAGGTGCTTCTGACGAATTTATCTCCGAGCTGCGTAAATTTGACCGTCAGGCGCTGCACGCGACCATGCTGCGTTTGTATCACCCGATTTCCGGTATCGAGATGGAATGGCATGCGCCGATTCCACAAGATATGGTGCGGTTGATTGAAGTGATGCGCGCTGATTTCGAAGAACATAAGGATGATATTGCCTGGCTATGA